The Oceanispirochaeta sp. genome includes a window with the following:
- a CDS encoding TetR/AcrR family transcriptional regulator produces the protein MKNERKRDTSKKRQSILDAAVKAFVNEGYDKTSMDRIADIAGASKRTVYNHFPSKENLLQEVIDQFGREMHTLKLITYDHNLPLDEQLSRFADAEISVVNNPAWMGFIKMLLTEFVRSPDLAQEAMSRNEKIENSLTVWMRDAALDGKLLIEDPSMAASVFSAMMGGAFTWPALYRGGLDSQKIPELKKELIQTFLCRYRRDEEKSLFVDHPCPKS, from the coding sequence TTGAAAAATGAGAGAAAAAGGGATACCAGCAAAAAGCGACAATCCATTCTCGATGCCGCTGTAAAAGCCTTTGTTAATGAGGGATATGACAAAACCAGTATGGACCGGATTGCCGATATTGCCGGGGCTTCCAAACGAACAGTGTATAACCATTTCCCCAGCAAAGAGAATCTCTTGCAGGAGGTTATAGACCAATTCGGTAGAGAAATGCACACATTAAAACTGATCACATATGATCATAATCTCCCTCTGGATGAACAGCTTTCAAGATTTGCCGATGCAGAGATTTCAGTCGTAAACAACCCTGCCTGGATGGGATTCATTAAAATGCTGCTGACCGAGTTTGTCCGTTCCCCTGATCTGGCGCAAGAAGCAATGTCCCGAAACGAAAAGATCGAAAACAGCCTGACTGTCTGGATGCGTGATGCCGCTCTCGACGGAAAGTTACTGATTGAAGATCCATCCATGGCTGCCAGTGTTTTTTCTGCCATGATGGGGGGGGCCTTCACCTGGCCTGCCTTATACCGGGGAGGACTGGATAGTCAGAAGATTCCTGAATTAAAAAAAGAATTGATTCAAACATTCCTTTGCCGTTACCGCAGAGACGAAGAGAAAAGTCTCTTCGTTGACCATCCATGCCCAAAGAGTTAG